One genomic region from Argentina anserina chromosome 2, drPotAnse1.1, whole genome shotgun sequence encodes:
- the LOC126784510 gene encoding phytosulfokine receptor 2, with amino-acid sequence MAMEKTFQAVLAATGSFFAITVIFAVIYILLKGAKSKSTCSRHRRTVAVRNNNNNPARLVDESASFDPKLKFSMEEVLKATKNFNKDLVVGDGGFGLVYKAQLSDGLKVAIKKLDPDAFQGFREFQAEMETLGELRHPNIVKILGYCVSGADRILIYEYMERGNLDRWLHESSSTDLDGYDDTAGLKLPLSWKTRNKVVRGVANGLAYLHGLEKPIIHRDIKASNVLLDREYEAHIADFGLARSIDTSRSHVSTQFAGTMGYMPPEYKEGFTVATVRADVFSFGILMLEIATGRRPNLPSAFDGKEMGLVEWARKMVANNRQMDMVDSSIAREDLDEGSVKRYFEIAGECAHESARQRPQMKDVVQLLNELPT; translated from the coding sequence ATGGCCATGGAGAAGACTTTCCAGGCCGTCCTCGCCGCAACCGGAAGCTTCTTCGCCATAACCGTAATCTTCGCCGTCATCTACATCCTCCTCAAGGGCGCCAAGTCTAAGTCAACCTGCTCCCGTCACCGCCGCACCGTTGCCGTCcgtaacaacaacaacaacccgGCCCGGCTCGTCGACGAGAGCGCCTCCTTCGACCCCAAACTCAAGTTCTCCATGGAAGAAGTCCTCAAGGCGACAAAGAACTTTAACAAGGACCTCGTCGTCGGCGACGGCGGCTTCGGCCTCGTCTACAAGGCCCAGCTCTCCGACGGCCTCAAGGTCGCCATCAAGAAGCTCGATCCCGACGCCTTTCAGGGGTTTCGAGAGTTTCAGGCCGAGATGGAGACTCTAGGTGAGCTCCGGCACCCCAATATTGTTAAAATTCTCGGCTACTGTGTCTCCGGCGCCGATAGGATATTGATTTACGAGTATATGGAGAGGGGGAATCTGGACCGTTGGCTTCACGAGTCGTCGTCAACGGACTTGGACGGCTATGATGACACGGCTGGGCTTAAATTACCGTTATCTTGGAAAACGAGGAATAAGGTCGTTAGGGGCGTGGCGAATGGGTTAGCATATTTGCACGGGTTGGAGAAGCCTATAATTCATAGGGATATCAAGGCTAGCAATGTGTTGTTGGACAGGGAGTATGAGGCTCATATTGCGGATTTCGGGCTCGCGAGGAGCATTGACACGTCAAGATCCCACGTATCGACGCAGTTCGCTGGCACCATGGGGTACATGCCGCCCGAGTACAAAGAGGGGTTCACGGTGGCGACCGTGAGGGCGGATGTGTTTAGTTTCGGGATTTTGATGCTGGAAATTGCCACGGGAAGAAGGCCTAATTTGCCGAGTGCGTTTGACGGAAAGGAGATGGGGTTAGTGGAATGGGCGAGGAAAATGGTGGCGAATAACCGGCAAATGGACATGGTGGATTCGAGTATTGCAAGGGAGGACTTGGATGAAGGTAGTGTCAAGAGGTATTTTGAAATTGCTGGTGAATGTGCTCATGAGTCTGCAAGGCAGAGGCCCCAAATGAAAGATGTGGTTCAGTTGTTAAATGAACTTCCGACGTAA